The genomic window GGCGGCTTACCCGGCGGCAGCACGATGCGGAAGCGGCTGCCCCGCCCTGGCTCGCTCTCGACCTCGATGCGTCCGCCATGGGCCTCCACTGCCTGTCGGGCAATGGCCAGGCCCAGGCCGAAGCCGCCGCGCCGGTCCCCAGGCGTCCGGCTGCGGGCGGCATCGACGCGATGGAAGCGCTCGAAGATGTGCGGCAATTCCTGTGCGGGAATGCCGGGCCCCTGATCGGCCACGCCGATCTCGGCGGCGTCTGGCCGCCAGCGGCAGGTGATCGCAACCACCGCGTCCGGCGGGCTGTGCTTGATGGCATTGTCGAGCAAATTGACCAGCGCCTGGCGCAGCATGGTCCAGTCGCCGCGGACCGGAACCGGCGCGGCGGGCAGATCGCGTTCCATGCGCACCCGGCCTTCCTCCGCCAGCACGCCGAGCAGGCCGGCGGCGTCCTCCACCAACTCGCGCAGGTCGATGGGCTCGCGCGTCATCGCCACGCGACCGCCCTCGGCGCGGGTGATCTCGAGCAGCAGCGTGGTGAGCAAGGTGAGTCGGTCCACCTCCTCCAGCATGGTGCCGATGATGTCGCGGTATTCCGTCTCGGAATGGGGCTCGCGCAGGCCCACCTCGCCGACGCTGCGGATGACGGTGAGCGGCGTGCGCAACTCGTGGGAGGCATCGGCGGTGAAGCGGCGCAACTGCTCGAACGACCGCTCGAGCCGGGCAAACAGGTCGTTGAATGTGGTGGCGAGCCGCTGCAGATCGTCGGCGGCGGCGGGCACCGGGAGACGGACATCCAGATGCTCCGCCGTGATCGCGCGGGCTTCCGCGGTCATTCTGGCCACCGGCACCAGCGCCCGCCCCGCCAGCCAGTAGCCCGTGAGGCCGGCGGCGAGCACGGCGAGCGGGATGCCGATGGCCAGCACCAGCAGGAACGCGGCCAGATCCCGCCGGATCTGTTCCTCGTCATAGGCGACACGCACGATGGCGTGCTCGCCGTCCACCTCCACCGTGCGCTGGAGGATCCGGAGATGGGTTCCGTCAGCCAGCGTGTCCGAGAAGAAGCCCGACGGCCGGGGTTCGAAGGCCAGGGGCTCGACGGGGCGGCCGCGGGCATAGCCGCCGAGGGAGCGGTGCAGCAGGCTGGCATCGGCGCGGTGCACGTCGATCCAGAGCATGTTGGGCAGCGTCTGGAAGTCCGGACTGGCGGCGGAGGGGCGCCAAATGAGCCTGTGGGAAGCATCGACGAACAGGGAGCGCTCGGCGATCTCCACTTCCTGGTCGAGGCGGTGGTCGACCTCGATACTGAGGCGTTCGTATGCGGCCGCATAGACGAATACGGCATAAACGAAAAGTAGGAGACTCAGGGTAGCGGCGTAGCCCACCGCTAGGCGCGTGCGGATCCCCAGGGTGCGCCACACATCGACAGGGTTCTTCCAAAGCATAGGGGGATAGGGTCGCGGCGCGAAGGCCATCGGCCTT from Azospira restricta includes these protein-coding regions:
- a CDS encoding sensor histidine kinase, which translates into the protein MLWKNPVDVWRTLGIRTRLAVGYAATLSLLLFVYAVFVYAAAYERLSIEVDHRLDQEVEIAERSLFVDASHRLIWRPSAASPDFQTLPNMLWIDVHRADASLLHRSLGGYARGRPVEPLAFEPRPSGFFSDTLADGTHLRILQRTVEVDGEHAIVRVAYDEEQIRRDLAAFLLVLAIGIPLAVLAAGLTGYWLAGRALVPVARMTAEARAITAEHLDVRLPVPAAADDLQRLATTFNDLFARLERSFEQLRRFTADASHELRTPLTVIRSVGEVGLREPHSETEYRDIIGTMLEEVDRLTLLTTLLLEITRAEGGRVAMTREPIDLRELVEDAAGLLGVLAEEGRVRMERDLPAAPVPVRGDWTMLRQALVNLLDNAIKHSPPDAVVAITCRWRPDAAEIGVADQGPGIPAQELPHIFERFHRVDAARSRTPGDRRGGFGLGLAIARQAVEAHGGRIEVESEPGRGSRFRIVLPPGKPPNPQRVTA